A DNA window from Nitrospira sp. contains the following coding sequences:
- a CDS encoding Fatty acid hydroxylase domain-containing protein (MaGe:77309913), with product MIDAVRWFLERVAEYSLSTVSSWDRFTAAIGEIGGTFTRLNSGLAWPYLLASVTIAGVAYSLSRKGEALSVSSFRAFLFPRFVYGHSSAWVDYRFYAVSVVLNALFFVPMLVGFALLAEKMGKIVLTGYLGWISPTTLPVPVLFAAMLGFYLLYDFINYVGHVLLHKVPFLWTFHQVHHSAEVLTPISGFRAHPVEFFVTAILRAPVIGFAVVFYQHISTQDLAATTIFGVSLIGFLHGLSGHHLQHSHLPISYGPLLDRILVTPIVHQAHHSIDPCHHDKNFGVKFSLWDWMFGTLCVPDCHERLQFGLVGESKDEFSTVGKLYVGPFKRVGGLLRRSLVSGLFNRPQNPVRSDGL from the coding sequence GTGATTGACGCAGTACGATGGTTCTTAGAGCGTGTGGCCGAATACTCCCTGTCCACGGTCTCTTCCTGGGACCGTTTTACGGCAGCCATCGGAGAGATCGGCGGCACATTCACGCGCCTCAATAGCGGATTGGCCTGGCCGTATCTGCTTGCCAGTGTGACGATTGCCGGTGTGGCGTATAGCCTGTCGAGGAAGGGGGAGGCGCTGTCGGTGTCGTCCTTTAGAGCCTTTCTGTTTCCTCGGTTTGTGTACGGTCACTCCTCTGCCTGGGTGGACTACCGATTTTATGCGGTGAGTGTCGTGCTCAATGCATTGTTCTTTGTGCCCATGTTGGTCGGCTTCGCCCTTCTTGCGGAGAAGATGGGCAAGATAGTGTTAACCGGCTATCTGGGCTGGATCTCTCCGACCACGTTACCTGTGCCTGTTCTCTTTGCCGCGATGCTCGGATTTTACCTGTTGTACGATTTCATCAATTACGTAGGTCATGTATTGCTTCATAAAGTTCCGTTTCTGTGGACGTTTCATCAGGTGCATCATTCGGCTGAGGTATTGACGCCCATTTCAGGGTTCCGTGCGCACCCCGTGGAGTTTTTTGTGACGGCGATTTTGCGTGCGCCGGTCATTGGATTTGCCGTTGTCTTTTACCAACATATATCGACGCAAGACTTAGCTGCCACGACGATCTTCGGTGTCAGCCTTATCGGGTTTCTGCATGGACTTTCAGGGCATCACTTGCAGCATTCGCACCTTCCGATTTCCTATGGCCCTCTGCTGGATCGTATTCTCGTGACTCCGATCGTGCATCAAGCCCATCACAGTATCGATCCATGCCATCACGACAAGAACTTCGGCGTGAAGTTTTCGTTGTGGGATTGGATGTTTGGGACGCTTTGTGTGCCGGATTGCCATGAGCGCCTTCAATTCGGACTTGTCGGCGAGAGCAAGGACGAGTTCTCGACCGTTGGGAAGCTGTATGTCGGCCCGTTTAAGCGTGTAGGAGGGCTCCTTCGCCGAAGCCTTGTCTCAGGCCTATTCAATCGCCCTCAGAATCCGGTGCGTTCCGATGGACTGTGA
- a CDS encoding PqqD family protein (MaGe:77309922), whose translation MVEISATTILSGAAESSIHGSIDRTQLDRIVLRPSPDVQGTTMDGETVLLDLSSGRYYTLNRLGSVIWEHCTGRNTMGDIHAVIGDQFEVASERALDDLVNLANELVQEGLLEQERR comes from the coding sequence ATGGTAGAGATCTCAGCTACGACGATATTGTCCGGTGCGGCAGAATCTTCGATCCACGGTTCAATCGATCGGACGCAACTTGATCGCATCGTTTTGCGACCAAGTCCCGACGTGCAAGGTACGACGATGGATGGAGAGACAGTGCTGTTGGACCTGAGCAGCGGCCGGTACTACACCTTGAATCGGCTGGGGAGTGTGATTTGGGAGCATTGCACGGGGCGGAACACGATGGGCGATATTCATGCGGTTATCGGCGACCAGTTTGAGGTCGCATCCGAGCGAGCCCTCGACGACCTTGTCAACCTGGCCAATGAATTGGTTCAGGAGGGGCTACTTGAACAGGAAAGGAGGTGA
- a CDS encoding ABC-type multidrug transport system, ATPase and permease component (MaGe:77309918) produces the protein MNSLLLRIRPFLQTLRYALSFVWQSSPSLAVGSIAVRVVQGLLPLAVLYLTKLLIDAVTEEIKVPSPDASLTPIATILAGLAGAAVISALLTVAASLISRIHAQVVTDHMHALLQAKSVEVDLEYYENARYQDTLHRAQQEAPYRPTAILNALLQCFQDGISLLAMAGILWWLHWAVIPVLALTAIPYFLVRLQQSNRLFAWERERTPLERKAWYVNMLLTQATAAKEVRLFDLGPRLRDWFRETRTILRQERIALERRWALFGLAAQIVGVAGVFGVYSFVAVRTFHGLLTVGDLVMFFQAIQRASGFLEGLGWSVSNLYESNLFLTTLNEFLAIRSKLPEAVQPRRFPASLGQGIRFERVSFQYPHEERVAVRDFTFTIRPGEHVAFVGANGAGKTTLVKLLCRLYDPTSGRIMIDGADLRDYAIADVRGAVSGIFQDFVKFQFSAKDNIALGVQASDIALPTVVQAAKQAGVHETIERLPKGYESLLGKLFDGGHELSIGEWQKVALARAILRNSQVLILDEPTSAMDAKAEAELFERFHELAQGRTAILISHRLSTVKMADRIFVVDRGQIVEQGSHDDLMGRQGLYASLFLTQAQHYQ, from the coding sequence ATGAATAGTTTGCTGCTTCGCATACGGCCGTTTCTTCAGACGCTTCGGTATGCCCTCTCCTTTGTCTGGCAGAGCAGTCCGAGCCTCGCGGTCGGCAGCATTGCTGTACGGGTGGTCCAGGGGTTGTTGCCGCTGGCCGTGCTGTACCTGACGAAGTTATTGATCGATGCGGTGACGGAGGAAATTAAGGTTCCTTCGCCGGATGCCTCGTTAACTCCCATTGCAACGATTCTCGCGGGACTGGCAGGGGCCGCGGTGATCAGTGCCCTGCTCACGGTTGCCGCTTCTTTGATTTCCAGGATTCACGCCCAGGTCGTCACCGATCATATGCATGCGCTGCTGCAGGCGAAGTCTGTCGAGGTCGATCTCGAGTATTACGAGAATGCGCGGTATCAAGATACGCTGCACCGGGCGCAGCAGGAAGCGCCCTATCGTCCCACCGCAATTCTCAACGCGCTCTTGCAATGTTTCCAGGATGGCATCTCGCTGCTGGCGATGGCGGGCATTCTCTGGTGGCTGCATTGGGCGGTCATTCCGGTCCTTGCGCTGACGGCGATTCCGTATTTCTTGGTCCGGTTGCAGCAATCCAACCGGTTGTTTGCCTGGGAGCGCGAGCGGACGCCGCTGGAACGGAAAGCCTGGTACGTCAATATGCTGTTGACGCAGGCCACCGCCGCCAAAGAAGTTCGCTTGTTCGATCTCGGCCCTCGGTTGCGAGACTGGTTCCGCGAGACGCGGACGATATTGCGCCAGGAGCGGATTGCGCTGGAGCGCCGGTGGGCGCTGTTCGGGCTGGCGGCGCAGATTGTGGGAGTGGCGGGCGTCTTCGGAGTCTACAGCTTTGTGGCAGTAAGAACGTTTCATGGACTGTTGACGGTCGGTGATCTCGTCATGTTCTTTCAGGCGATCCAGCGGGCCTCGGGGTTTCTCGAAGGGTTGGGTTGGAGTGTGTCGAATTTGTATGAGAGCAATCTCTTTCTGACGACGCTGAATGAATTTCTCGCGATTCGTTCAAAGCTGCCTGAAGCGGTTCAGCCGCGGCGGTTTCCCGCCTCGCTCGGGCAGGGGATTAGGTTCGAGCGGGTCTCGTTTCAATATCCCCATGAAGAACGGGTGGCGGTTCGCGACTTCACGTTTACGATCAGGCCTGGCGAGCATGTGGCGTTTGTCGGCGCCAACGGCGCTGGAAAAACGACCTTAGTGAAGCTCTTGTGCCGTCTGTATGATCCCACGAGCGGGCGCATTATGATCGATGGGGCGGATCTTCGCGACTATGCCATCGCCGACGTCCGTGGCGCGGTCAGCGGAATTTTTCAGGACTTTGTGAAGTTTCAGTTTTCCGCCAAAGACAACATCGCATTGGGGGTGCAGGCATCCGATATCGCATTGCCGACGGTCGTGCAGGCGGCCAAGCAAGCCGGTGTTCATGAGACCATTGAGCGGTTGCCGAAGGGCTACGAGTCTTTGCTGGGGAAGCTATTCGATGGAGGGCATGAGCTGAGTATCGGAGAATGGCAGAAGGTGGCCCTGGCCCGGGCGATTCTCCGCAATTCCCAGGTCCTGATTCTCGACGAACCGACCAGCGCCATGGATGCCAAGGCAGAAGCGGAGTTATTTGAACGGTTCCATGAACTGGCGCAAGGACGGACAGCCATCTTAATCAGCCATCGACTCTCCACGGTTAAGATGGCCGACAGAATTTTCGTCGTGGATCGCGGTCAGATCGTGGAACAGGGTTCGCACGATGACTTGATGGGGCGCCAAGGCCTCTATGCCTCACTATTCCTCACCCAAGCGCAGCACTACCAGTAA
- a CDS encoding ATP-grasp domain-containing protein (MaGe:77309916) yields MADSVLANVCARLAVRNADLMLVHPDSEGQDWDVSWSSDGRRIVEHIRLGQQVIDAASIDAVYLRGVGARSASSPRARILATTLWEFAESLSVLVVNRRQAGHTNMSKPYQQQLIEQAGFLVPKTLVTMVPEEARRFYDECQGRVIYKSISAERSIVRPLTPADFPRLEHIRSCPVQLQETIPGADLRVHTVGDRLFATEVLSDGTDYRYAGREDKQRTMRAVELEQSIQARCLGLARGLGLSLSGIDFRRTPAGAYYCFEVNTSPGFTFFENYTGQRIGDALADLLCAGRA; encoded by the coding sequence ATGGCCGACTCAGTGCTTGCGAATGTGTGCGCCCGGCTTGCGGTCCGGAACGCTGATCTCATGCTCGTCCATCCGGATTCGGAAGGGCAGGATTGGGATGTGTCCTGGTCGAGCGATGGCCGTAGGATTGTAGAGCACATCCGTCTCGGCCAGCAGGTTATCGATGCCGCCAGTATTGATGCGGTGTATTTGCGTGGAGTCGGCGCCCGGTCGGCCTCGTCTCCGAGGGCCAGAATCCTCGCGACGACACTCTGGGAGTTTGCCGAGAGTCTTTCAGTCCTGGTTGTGAACCGGCGCCAGGCCGGGCATACGAACATGTCGAAGCCCTATCAGCAACAGCTGATTGAGCAAGCCGGCTTCCTGGTTCCGAAGACACTGGTGACGATGGTGCCGGAAGAAGCGCGCCGGTTCTATGACGAGTGCCAGGGGCGCGTCATTTACAAATCCATCAGCGCGGAACGGTCGATTGTGAGGCCGTTGACGCCGGCTGATTTTCCCCGCCTGGAACACATCCGCTCCTGCCCCGTGCAGTTGCAAGAAACGATTCCAGGCGCGGATCTGCGCGTGCATACGGTGGGAGACCGTTTGTTCGCGACCGAGGTGCTGTCGGACGGGACGGATTACCGGTATGCCGGTCGCGAGGACAAGCAGCGCACCATGCGAGCCGTCGAATTGGAGCAGAGTATTCAGGCCCGCTGTCTCGGTCTCGCCAGAGGCTTGGGATTGAGCCTGAGCGGAATCGATTTTCGCCGGACGCCGGCTGGCGCCTATTATTGTTTCGAGGTCAATACCAGCCCGGGGTTTACCTTTTTTGAGAACTATACCGGTCAGCGAATTGGCGATGCCTTAGCCGATCTGCTCTGTGCCGGACGGGCGTAA
- a CDS encoding hypothetical protein (Evidence 4 : Unknown function but conserved in other organisms; MaGe:77309917), with translation MILILADSTDPWAARIHREAQRTGSDVCWVEPLQLLDKVLLNWPVSAKESVIQGFLEINGQRITLETLTGIFTRLPFPLRVNLEGLSDADADYVTKEATAAWLAFLNAMPCPVINRPVPGGRPTLLSGSPLLAPLAPAHGFLLPAVRYTSSQADALQQFTAWGGSAYLKPLGSSEPGRFLQAQDGAEQIRQVMEQQAVSLQTVPPGQQATVYVAGERAVATVLRSGEAVSQPVEVLSAHTARCCDLARALGLTFAECQIVIDPSGDLWCLDISGTPNFWRCPQDAQQQIAEQLLEYLSEQRSLSQDDSSHGTDGRLSACECVRPACGPER, from the coding sequence GTGATTCTCATTCTTGCCGATTCAACCGACCCCTGGGCAGCGCGTATCCATCGAGAAGCTCAACGAACAGGGAGCGATGTCTGCTGGGTTGAACCCCTGCAGCTGCTGGATAAGGTTCTGCTTAATTGGCCGGTTTCGGCCAAAGAGTCGGTCATCCAAGGATTTCTGGAGATCAATGGGCAGAGAATTACTCTTGAAACCCTCACGGGAATTTTCACTCGGCTTCCGTTCCCATTACGTGTGAATCTTGAGGGGCTGTCGGATGCCGACGCCGACTATGTGACGAAGGAGGCCACCGCGGCCTGGCTGGCCTTCCTGAATGCGATGCCCTGTCCAGTGATCAATCGGCCGGTTCCCGGCGGCAGGCCCACACTTCTTTCGGGAAGCCCGCTGTTGGCCCCGCTCGCGCCAGCGCATGGATTTCTTCTTCCCGCAGTCCGTTACACGTCCAGCCAAGCCGATGCCTTGCAGCAATTCACGGCTTGGGGCGGGTCGGCCTATCTTAAGCCTCTTGGATCGAGTGAGCCGGGGCGGTTCCTGCAAGCGCAGGATGGGGCCGAGCAGATCCGCCAAGTCATGGAACAACAGGCGGTGTCGCTTCAAACCGTTCCGCCTGGGCAGCAGGCGACGGTCTATGTGGCGGGCGAGCGAGCGGTGGCGACGGTCCTTCGTTCCGGCGAGGCGGTGTCGCAGCCGGTGGAGGTGCTGTCCGCTCACACCGCGCGTTGTTGTGATCTCGCGCGCGCGTTAGGGCTCACCTTTGCTGAGTGTCAGATTGTGATCGACCCCAGCGGAGACCTCTGGTGTCTCGATATCAGCGGCACGCCGAACTTCTGGCGTTGTCCGCAGGACGCGCAGCAGCAGATTGCGGAGCAGTTGCTCGAATACCTTTCTGAACAGAGGAGCCTGTCGCAGGATGATTCTTCTCATGGGACCGATGGCCGACTCAGTGCTTGCGAATGTGTGCGCCCGGCTTGCGGTCCGGAACGCTGA
- a CDS encoding hypothetical protein (Evidence 4 : Unknown function but conserved in other organisms; MaGe:77309920): MKVARQFPWLPEAELLVCCARTHLTEELRARICARIQEPLNWGQLLDLATSHGVLPLFYRNISTICPALVPGDVLAKLRQKTQACALLSRSLAQELGNLCDAFAARNVPVVPIKGATLALSAYGDLTLRDFSDLDLLIPESAVGAAQAVLLAQGYERKDPSTDPAEAEHEEGPYNVFIKTRSLFRVDLQWVMAHQHFAFQLDRPEFWAHRTPMVLGKSTVHTLAPEELLILLCVHGSKHAWEQLKWVCDVAELLRSHPNLDWARVFSQAKAWRCLRLMHIGLALAHRVLDAPIPESVHDRYSADSDIQMLSERMPASLLANPRNGVSEEQAVAVYFSLKDTWWEQWRFGLALCRDGSSIVEAPPSWFSRGKRLAQLSHLVRPCQRAVRNLVPSPIRGTINRWVDHGR, from the coding sequence ATGAAGGTCGCACGGCAATTCCCGTGGTTGCCTGAAGCGGAGTTGCTGGTGTGCTGCGCGCGCACGCACCTGACCGAGGAACTGCGCGCGCGGATCTGCGCGCGGATCCAGGAGCCGCTGAATTGGGGACAGCTGCTGGATCTCGCCACGTCTCACGGCGTGCTTCCGCTTTTCTATCGGAATATTTCGACTATCTGTCCCGCGCTCGTGCCGGGCGATGTGCTGGCGAAGCTGCGCCAAAAAACACAAGCCTGTGCCTTGCTGAGCCGATCGCTTGCGCAGGAACTGGGAAACTTGTGCGATGCATTTGCCGCGCGGAATGTCCCGGTTGTGCCCATTAAAGGCGCGACCTTAGCCTTGTCCGCCTATGGCGATCTGACGCTTCGTGATTTCAGCGATCTCGATCTCTTGATTCCAGAATCTGCGGTTGGGGCCGCGCAAGCGGTATTGCTTGCTCAGGGGTATGAGCGAAAAGACCCTTCGACCGACCCAGCGGAAGCGGAGCACGAAGAGGGCCCCTACAATGTGTTTATCAAGACGCGCAGCCTATTCAGAGTCGATCTTCAGTGGGTGATGGCGCATCAGCATTTTGCCTTTCAACTGGATCGTCCGGAGTTCTGGGCACATCGGACGCCGATGGTGCTGGGAAAGTCGACGGTTCACACGCTGGCGCCTGAGGAACTTCTGATTCTTCTCTGTGTGCATGGATCGAAGCATGCTTGGGAACAGCTCAAGTGGGTGTGCGATGTCGCTGAATTGCTCCGTTCGCATCCGAACCTCGATTGGGCCAGGGTTTTTTCACAGGCGAAGGCCTGGCGTTGCCTGCGGCTTATGCACATCGGATTGGCCCTGGCCCATCGGGTGCTAGATGCGCCGATCCCAGAATCGGTCCACGACCGCTATTCGGCCGATTCCGATATTCAGATGTTGTCCGAGCGTATGCCGGCGAGTCTTTTGGCGAATCCCAGGAACGGTGTCAGCGAGGAGCAGGCAGTGGCCGTCTATTTTTCGTTGAAAGACACTTGGTGGGAGCAATGGCGATTCGGCCTGGCACTGTGCCGGGACGGCTCGTCAATCGTGGAGGCTCCGCCAAGCTGGTTTTCCCGTGGGAAGCGGCTGGCGCAATTGTCGCATCTTGTCCGGCCCTGCCAGCGCGCGGTGAGGAATCTGGTCCCCTCTCCCATTCGCGGCACAATCAATCGATGGGTCGATCATGGCCGCTGA
- a CDS encoding Transglutcore3 domain-containing protein (MaGe:77309919) — MKRIARKYWLLLQVAAVVSWIRFRLRGESLPRVLQRLQPAVLSGNPDPARFEDLVYYLDRWLQLFPYNAKGNCFPRSLALYWFATRSGYPVSFHCGVRKDGTGLDGHAWLMLDHQPFHEPGRYWQQFTVTYSFPPGPLVNRDLVPPVRPRKGTTAVI; from the coding sequence ATGAAGCGAATAGCGAGAAAGTATTGGCTGCTGTTGCAGGTGGCTGCGGTGGTGTCGTGGATTCGTTTTCGATTACGCGGCGAAAGTCTTCCGAGGGTGTTGCAGCGACTGCAGCCAGCCGTGCTTTCCGGGAATCCCGATCCGGCGCGATTTGAAGACCTGGTCTACTATCTAGATCGATGGCTCCAGCTCTTCCCCTACAATGCAAAAGGGAATTGTTTTCCCCGATCGTTGGCCTTGTATTGGTTCGCCACACGATCGGGCTATCCGGTGTCGTTTCATTGCGGAGTGAGAAAGGATGGGACCGGTCTCGATGGCCATGCTTGGTTGATGCTGGATCATCAGCCGTTTCACGAGCCTGGCCGGTATTGGCAGCAGTTCACCGTGACCTACTCATTCCCTCCTGGTCCCCTAGTCAACCGGGATCTCGTGCCGCCTGTGCGCCCACGGAAGGGGACGACGGCGGTTATCTGA
- a CDS encoding hypothetical protein (Evidence 4 : Unknown function but conserved in other organisms; MaGe:77309924): MEQQKEQYVQPVMVKHELLRDITAKQSIPGCDRNCDK; this comes from the coding sequence ATGGAACAACAGAAAGAGCAGTATGTTCAGCCGGTGATGGTGAAGCACGAGTTGTTGCGCGACATCACGGCGAAGCAATCTATCCCTGGTTGTGATAGGAATTGCGATAAGTAG
- a CDS encoding PqqD family protein (MaGe:77309915) codes for MGRQPFITADLRPDLTVASEPGQVSLGGHATTAELAEAARAVLSEGEQQQIERGRQDTRQDLMAAVPRPNPDVQGTTLDGETVLLDLSTGRYYTLNRVGSAIWDACTGTASLQAIHTALCGRFDAPPERIADDLFALVTHLSHEGLLTIERG; via the coding sequence ATGGGGAGACAGCCGTTTATCACCGCCGATTTGAGGCCGGATCTAACCGTGGCGTCCGAGCCTGGACAGGTATCGCTAGGGGGGCATGCAACGACCGCAGAACTGGCCGAAGCAGCTCGTGCCGTTCTGTCGGAGGGAGAGCAGCAACAGATTGAACGAGGCCGGCAAGATACCCGCCAGGACCTCATGGCGGCGGTGCCGCGCCCTAATCCGGATGTTCAGGGAACGACGTTGGATGGCGAGACCGTGTTACTCGATTTGAGTACGGGCCGTTACTACACCTTGAATCGGGTTGGCAGCGCGATCTGGGACGCCTGCACGGGAACAGCGTCCCTTCAGGCCATTCACACCGCATTGTGTGGACGGTTCGATGCTCCGCCGGAGCGGATTGCCGATGATCTCTTTGCTCTGGTGACCCATCTGAGTCACGAGGGACTTTTAACAATAGAAAGGGGGTGA
- a CDS encoding hypothetical protein (Evidence 4 : Unknown function but conserved in other organisms; MaGe:77309921), giving the protein MSMVEYRYSLYGTAVRYETDVPILAQPVNELLRHFRLNDAFDADAVLTLRFRQVKNLAEVPFTISASARQLAAGTGEAVGDRRATGLAYKVSADQGLLIAEFPEIGVLVIDGAQGQAEGYVINPERLSSNLIEYLFHLALIELLRRRGLYTIHATALEYSGRAILIPGNSGRGKTTSFISLLRSGYRYLSDDHPLLQDSGAQVEVLPFPIKINVTDATVQFFPELQSASEQVLHPGVPKRFFYAEDLYRTAVGERCQPALVLFPHVVDAPKSHLELLPKSRALEALLPQALLVYDQEVARREFKVLAKLVQQVDCYRLHFGRDILDLPKLITPLLEKGR; this is encoded by the coding sequence ATGAGCATGGTTGAATATCGCTATTCACTCTATGGCACGGCGGTCAGATATGAGACGGATGTGCCGATTCTGGCGCAACCGGTGAACGAGTTGTTGCGGCATTTTCGCCTGAACGATGCGTTCGATGCCGATGCGGTGCTGACTCTTCGTTTTCGACAAGTGAAGAATCTGGCCGAGGTTCCCTTTACAATTTCCGCTTCGGCGCGGCAGTTGGCGGCCGGTACGGGTGAGGCGGTCGGGGATCGGCGAGCGACCGGACTGGCCTACAAGGTGAGTGCGGATCAGGGGCTTCTGATCGCAGAGTTTCCTGAGATCGGGGTGTTAGTGATCGACGGCGCGCAGGGCCAAGCCGAGGGGTATGTGATAAATCCCGAGCGGCTGTCCTCCAACCTGATCGAATATCTATTTCACCTGGCGTTGATTGAATTATTGCGGCGCCGCGGGCTCTATACGATTCATGCGACGGCGCTGGAGTACAGCGGTCGCGCCATCTTGATTCCCGGCAACAGCGGCCGCGGGAAAACCACCTCGTTTATCTCCTTACTTCGGTCCGGCTATCGCTATCTATCGGACGATCATCCACTCTTGCAGGATTCCGGAGCGCAGGTGGAAGTGCTGCCGTTTCCGATCAAGATCAATGTCACCGATGCCACGGTGCAGTTTTTCCCAGAACTGCAGTCGGCATCGGAGCAGGTGCTCCATCCAGGTGTGCCCAAACGATTTTTTTATGCCGAAGACCTCTATCGGACGGCGGTCGGTGAGCGCTGCCAGCCCGCGCTTGTGTTGTTTCCCCATGTCGTCGATGCACCGAAGAGCCATCTTGAACTGCTTCCCAAGAGCCGGGCGCTGGAGGCGCTCTTGCCGCAAGCCTTGCTGGTCTACGATCAAGAGGTCGCTCGGCGGGAGTTCAAAGTGCTGGCGAAACTTGTACAGCAAGTCGATTGTTACCGACTGCATTTCGGCCGCGATATCTTGGATTTGCCGAAACTGATCACCCCGCTGCTGGAGAAGGGGCGATGA
- a CDS encoding hypothetical protein (Evidence 4 : Unknown function but conserved in other organisms; MaGe:77309914): MEQQQKESYTEPVLVAHDMLRDITGGTSGVKASDKSVGEKPGAIESY, translated from the coding sequence ATGGAGCAACAGCAGAAAGAGTCGTACACCGAGCCGGTCTTGGTGGCGCACGACATGTTGCGCGACATCACCGGCGGAACGTCCGGGGTGAAGGCTAGCGACAAGAGTGTGGGTGAGAAACCCGGTGCGATTGAGTCCTATTAG
- a CDS encoding Sterol desaturase family protein (MaGe:77309912): MIEAARWFLERVAEYALSAVSSWDQFTTTIGQIPRVFVNLSNGLAWPYLLSSLACAWAMYVMAKRAGRLEGESFQEFAFPARLYRHWSTRLDFRFAAIDMVLTFLFYVPIMTGLGVLGAKGMSWLLVGQLGWEPPRALSLTAIVMAAIGFLLLHDLINYWAHTLFHTVPVLWAFHRVHHSVEVLTPAAAYRVHPVETIGFALLQVPAIGFSAVFYENILGRELQVEMIFGVSIIGFTIALLGMHLRHSHIWLSYGPVFNWLFISPAHHQIHHSHSVDPRHWNKSFGRKLSIWDGLSGSHYRPEHPEVLQVGLLDAAPREFETVRSLYVSPVAKSVRALTQLLEGRM, from the coding sequence ATGATTGAGGCAGCACGCTGGTTTCTAGAGCGCGTGGCTGAATACGCCCTGTCCGCCGTCTCTTCCTGGGACCAGTTCACGACGACCATCGGGCAAATTCCTCGCGTTTTCGTCAACCTCTCGAATGGGTTGGCCTGGCCGTATCTTCTTTCCAGCTTGGCGTGTGCCTGGGCGATGTATGTGATGGCCAAGCGGGCGGGACGCTTGGAGGGCGAGTCCTTTCAAGAGTTTGCCTTTCCCGCGCGCTTGTATCGCCATTGGTCGACCAGGCTGGATTTTCGGTTCGCGGCCATCGATATGGTGTTGACATTTCTTTTCTATGTTCCCATCATGACAGGGCTCGGAGTGCTGGGCGCAAAAGGGATGTCGTGGTTATTGGTTGGACAGTTGGGATGGGAGCCGCCCCGTGCTCTTTCTCTGACGGCGATTGTCATGGCAGCCATCGGTTTTCTCCTGCTGCACGATTTGATCAATTATTGGGCGCACACGTTATTCCACACGGTGCCAGTGCTGTGGGCCTTTCATCGGGTGCATCATTCGGTCGAGGTGCTGACTCCTGCGGCAGCCTATCGAGTCCATCCCGTTGAGACCATCGGTTTTGCCCTGTTACAGGTTCCGGCCATCGGGTTCTCTGCGGTCTTTTATGAAAACATTCTTGGTCGTGAGCTTCAGGTCGAGATGATTTTCGGTGTGAGTATCATCGGGTTTACGATCGCGCTGCTGGGCATGCATTTGCGTCACTCGCACATCTGGCTCTCGTATGGCCCGGTGTTCAATTGGCTGTTCATCAGTCCGGCGCATCATCAGATCCATCACAGCCACAGCGTCGATCCACGCCATTGGAATAAGAGTTTCGGGCGCAAGCTGTCCATATGGGACGGACTGTCCGGCTCGCACTATCGTCCCGAGCATCCGGAGGTTCTGCAAGTCGGATTGCTCGATGCCGCGCCCAGGGAATTTGAGACGGTTCGGAGTCTGTACGTGAGTCCTGTGGCTAAATCTGTTCGTGCGCTGACTCAGTTGCTTGAGGGGAGGATGTAG
- a CDS encoding hypothetical protein (Evidence 5 : Unknown function; MaGe:77309923) — protein sequence MGSCLYPKGLMKYPTLVYGQGWDCVQQGLEGKTFRLVEPGEQAPSKLCGSQRNSGVKPETETMTGKSDEKIRGESIPGTTTEARHQQDKLADPREPASPLVRYYLSQFLSQPGIDCFAVMSRNNSCFTITG from the coding sequence TTGGGATCTTGCCTATACCCCAAAGGCCTGATGAAGTACCCCACCTTGGTATATGGCCAGGGGTGGGACTGCGTGCAACAAGGCCTTGAGGGCAAGACTTTCAGGCTTGTCGAGCCAGGCGAGCAAGCGCCTAGCAAGCTTTGTGGCTCTCAGAGAAACTCTGGAGTGAAACCTGAGACAGAGACCATGACAGGCAAATCAGATGAGAAGATACGAGGCGAGAGTATTCCCGGCACAACAACAGAAGCTAGGCACCAACAAGATAAGCTGGCCGATCCTCGAGAACCGGCCAGCCCATTAGTTCGTTACTACTTATCGCAATTCCTATCACAACCAGGGATAGATTGCTTCGCCGTGATGTCGCGCAACAACTCGTGCTTCACCATCACCGGCTGA